The following proteins are encoded in a genomic region of Arachis ipaensis cultivar K30076 chromosome B02, Araip1.1, whole genome shotgun sequence:
- the LOC107627699 gene encoding uncharacterized protein LOC107627699 → MRIRLHSLLPFILCYVIFISIHISVISGQCLPDQQSLLLQLKKSLAFNSTSSSKLNFWNQSSDCCDWSGVSCDNEGHVSGLDLSGESITGGFNNSSSLFSLRHLQRLSLAANNFNSVIPSAFDKLDKLTYLNLSYAGFVGQIPIEISKLTRLVSLDISSLAYLAGQDLKLENPNLRMLVSNLSSIKQLYLNGVTITAHGNEWCNVMLSLRGLQELSMSSCNLSGPIDASLANLVNLSVIILNQNNLSSTVPETFANLKNLTTLSLSSCGLIGTFPQKIFQVRTLSSIDISFNSNLQGVFPSFQLSGALHTLIVSETSFSGTLPSSLSNLNGLSYLDLSHNNFTGPIPSFGMARKLSYVDLSHNNFSGPIPSSAHFEGLQNLISINLGYNSISGRIPSSLFRLPLLQKIQLSNNQFGQLDELKNVSSSKLKILDLSSNNISGPIPTSLFQLTGLSILQLSSNKFNGLMQLNKFLELRNLTTLDLSYNNLSVSVNLNLSSIPNISTLKLASCSLKVIPGFLRYQSRLSTLDLSNNQIQGAVPNWIWKLDSLESLNMSHNYLTSLEGPLQNLSSNLIFLDLHSNQLLGPAPVFPKSAAYVDYSNNNFSSLIALETGYLSGTIYLSLANNRFRGSIPYSICNASSLQVLDFSNNNISGTIPYCLITLSQMLGVLNLRQNNLSGLIPDVFPASCALRTLDLLGNILEGQIPKSLANCSRLEVLDLGNNQITDGFPCSLKNISTLRVLVLRKNNFYGNIGCPKDNDTWQMLQIVDLAFNRFNGILPAKCFTTWEAMMHDEDNADSEENHLRFEVLKFGPKYYQDSVTVTSKGLTMELVKILTVFTSIDFSSNHFQGEIPKELFDFKALYVLNLSNNALSGQIPSSIGNLKQLESLDLSKNSLQGEIPSGLASLNFLSVLNLSFNQLQGRIPMGSQIQTFSNSSFLDNKGLCGAPLTKKCSDVNPAGAPRTKSATEFDWQFVSTGVGFGVGAGLIVSLLMIWDRGRKWSNNSIDRFLLLVLPMFGLSYTPPIDDDDDDDDDDDDDDDDDDQGVFPSFQLSGALHTLIVSETSFSGTLPSSLSNLNGLSYLDLSHNNFTGPIPSFGMARKLSYVDLSHNNFSGPIPSSAHFEGLQNLISINLGYNSISGRIPSSLFRLPLLQKIQLSNNQFGQLDELKNVSSSKLKILDLSSNNISGPIPTSLFQLTGLSILQLSSNKFNGLMQLNKFLELRNLTTLDLSYNNLSVNVNINLSSIPSISTLKLASCSLKVIPGFLRYQSRLSTLDLSNNQIQGAVPNWIWKLDSLESLNMSHNYLTSLEGPLQNLSSNLIFLDLHSNQLLGPAPVFPKSAAYVDYSNNNFSSLIALETGYLSGTIYLSLANNRFRGSIPYSICNASSLQVLDFSNNNISGTIPYCLITLSQMLGVLNLRQNNLSGLIPDVFPASCALRTLDLLGNILEGQIPKSLANCSRLEVLDLGNNQITDGFPCSLKNISTLRVLVLRNNNFHGNIRCPKTNSTWQMLQIVDLAFNRFNGILPAKCFTTWEAMMHDEDNADSEENHLRFEVLKFGPKYYQDSVTVTSKGLTMELVKILTVFTSIDFSSNHFQGEIPKELFDFKALYVLNLSNNALYGQIPSSIGNLKQLESLDLSKNSLQGEIPSGLASLNFLSVLNLSFNQLQGRIPMGSQIQTFSNSSFLDNKGLCGAPLTKKCSDVNPAGAPRTKSATEFDWQFVSTGVGFGVGAGLIVSLLMIWDRGRKWSNNSIDRFLLLVLPMFGLSYTPPIDDDDDDDDDDDDDDDDDDDDREDRNSYMTDDDEDSEAYGRLKGWYCVYCSKLSITQMKVIHDPSCTCFHHSSPLSTSTHSSDSYSP, encoded by the exons ATGAGAATTAGATTACATTCATTGCTTCCCTTCATTCTCTGCTATGTGATATTTATCAGTATTCACATTTCTGTCATCTCTGGCCAATGTCTTCCAGATCAACAATCATTGTTGCTGCAATTGAAGAAGAGCCTTGCTTTCAACAGTACAAGTTCCAGCAAACTGAACTTTTGGAATCAAAGTTCTGATTGCTGTGATTGGAGTGGTGTAAGTTGTGATAATGAAGGACATGTTTCTGGTCTTGATCTTAGTGGAGAATCAATCACTGGTGGATTCAACAATTCAAGCAGCCTATTCAGTCTCCGTCATCTGCAGAGGTTAAGCTTGGCAGCTAATAATTTCAATTCTGTGATTCCTTCAGCATTTGACAAGTTGGACAAGTTAACGTACCTGAATTTGTCATATGCTGGGTTCGTGGGGCAGATTCCAATAGAGATTTCTAAGCTGACGAGGTTGGTTAGTCTTGATATCTCATCTCTTGCCTATTTGGCAGGGCAAGATCTAAAACTTGAGAATCCAAATCTAAGAATGCTTGTCAGTAATCTGAGCAGTATTAAGCAATTGTATCTGAATGGTGTAACTATAACCGCTCATGGAAATGAATGGTGCAATGTTATGTTGTCGCTGCGTGGATTGCAAGAATTGAGCATGTCAAGTTGCAATCTCTCAGGACCCATTGATGCTTCCCTGGCAAATCTTGTGAATCTCTCAGTCATTATTCTTAATCAGAATAATTTATCATCTACAGTGCCAGAAACCTTTGCCAATTTGAAGAATTTGACCACCCTTAGCCTTTCTTCATGTGGGTTAATTGGAACGTTTCCACAAAAGATCTTCCAGGTTAGAACACTGTCATCCATTGACATATCATTCAATTCTAACCTTCAAGGTGTCTTTCCATCCTTCCAACTGAGTGGAGCTCTTCATACTTTGATAGTAAGTGAAACGAGCTTCTCTGGAACACTTCCTAGTTCACTATCAAACCTCAACGGCCTCAGTTACTTGGATTTGTCACATAACAACTTCACTGGTCCAATCCCATCTTTTGGAATGGCGAGAAAGCTTTCCTACGTAGATCTTTCTCATAATAATTTTAGTGGGCCAATTCCATCTTCTGCTCACTTTGAAGGACTACAAAATCTCATCAGCATCAACCTGGGTTACAATTCCATCAGTGGAAGAATTCCTTCATCTCTTTTTAGACTCCCATTACTGCAGAAGATTCAACTTTCCAACAACCAATTTGGTCAATTGGATGAACTCAAGAATGTTTCTTCCTCTAAATTAAAGATTCTTGATTTAAGTAGCAACAACATATCAGGTCCAATACCAACATCCCTCTTCCAGCTCACAGGACTCTCTATCCTCCAGCTTTCCTCAAACAAGTTCAATGGTTTGATGCAGCTAAATAAGTTTCTGGAGCTCAGAAATTTGACCACACTGGACCTTTCATACAACAACTTGTCAGTCAGCGTGAATCTCAACTTATCTTCCATTCCAAACATTAGCACTCTAAAATTGGCATCCTGCAGTTTGAAGGTTATCCCTGGTTTCTTGAGATACCAGTCTAGGTTGAGCACTCTAGACCTATCCAATAACCAAATTCAAGGAGCAGTTCCCAACTGGATTTGGAAACTGGATAGTCTTGAAAGCCTTAATATGTCTCACAATTATCTGACTAGTTTGGAAGGGCCTTTACAGAATCTTAGTTCCAATTTAATATTCCTTGACCTTCATAGCAATCAACTACTGGGGCCAGCTCCTGTTTTTCCCAAATCTGCTGCCTATGTTGATTACTCAAACAATAATTTTAGCTCCCTTATCGCACTTGAAACTGGTTACCTGTCTGGCACAATTTATCTCTCTCTTGCAAACAATAGATTCCGTGGCAGCATCCCTTATTCCATCTGCAATGCCTCTAGtcttcaagttcttgatttttcCAATAATAACATTTCAGGCACAATTCCTTATTGTTTAATAACACTGAGTCAGATGCTTGGGGTGCTGAATCTGCGCCAGAACAATCTCTCAGGGCTTATCCCCGATGTGTTTCCAGCATCTTGTGCTCTGAGGACTCTTGATCTCCTTGGAAATATCTTAGAAGGGCAGATTCCAAAATCTCTTGCTAATTGCTCGAGACTTGAGGTATTGGACCTTGGGAACAATCAAATTACCGATGGATTTCCATGTTCATTGAAGAACATATCCACTCTTCGTGTGCTCGTATTGCGAAAAAACAACTTCTATGGCAACATTGGATGTCCAAAAGACAATGACACATGGCAAATGCTTCAAATTGTTGATTTGGCCTTTAACCGTTTCAATGGTATTCTACCTGCAAAATGCTTCACAACGTGGGAGGCTATGATGCATGATGAAGACAATGCTGATTCCGAAGAAAATCATCTCCGATTTGAGGTACTTAAATTTGGTCCGAAATATTATCAGGATTCGGTAACAGTTACAAGCAAAGGTCTAACGATGGAGTTAGTTAAAATTCTAACTGTCTTCACTTCCATCGACTTTTCATCTAATCATTTCCAAGGAGAAATACCGAAAGAACTGTTTGACTTCAAAGCACTCTATGTGCTTAACTTATCGAACAATGCTCTTTCTGGCCAGATTCCATCTTCTATAGGGAATTTGAAACAGCTTGAGTCACTAGACCTGTCAAAGAACTCATTACAAGGAGAAATTCCCTCTGGGCTTGCAAGTTTGAATTTCCTTTCAGTCCTGAATCTCTCATTCAATCAGCTGCAGGGAAGAATCCCTATGGGTAGCCaaatccaaacattttcaaatTCTTCTTTCCTTGATAATAAAGGATTATGTGGGGCTCCTTTGACTAAAAAATGCAGTGATGTCAATCCAGCAGGAGCTCCAAGAACAAAATCAGCTACTGAATTTGATTGGCAGTTTGTATCCACCGGAGTTGGTTTTGGGGTTGGAGCAGGACTAATTGTTTCGCTGTTGATGATTTGGGATCGAGGAAGAAAATGGAGCAACAACAGCATTGACAggtttcttcttcttgttcttccaatGTTTGGGTTATCATACACACCAcccattgatgatgatgatgatgatgatgatgatgatgatgatgatgatgatgatgatgat caaggTGTCTTTCCATCCTTCCAACTGAGTGGAGCTCTTCATACTTTGATAGTAAGTGAAACGAGCTTCTCTGGAACACTTCCTAGTTCACTATCAAACCTCAACGGCCTCAGTTACTTGGATTTGTCACATAACAACTTCACTGGTCCAATCCCATCTTTTGGAATGGCGAGAAAGCTTTCCTACGTAGATCTTTCTCATAATAATTTTAGTGGGCCAATTCCATCTTCTGCTCACTTTGAAGGACTACAAAATCTCATCAGCATCAACCTGGGTTACAATTCCATCAGTGGAAGAATTCCTTCATCTCTTTTTAGACTCCCATTACTGCAGAAGATTCAACTTTCCAACAACCAATTTGGTCAATTGGATGAACTCAAGAATGTTTCTTCCTCTAAATTAAAGATTCTTGATTTAAGTAGCAACAACATATCAGGTCCAATACCAACATCCCTCTTCCAGCTCACAGGACTCTCTATCCTCCAGCTTTCCTCAAACAAGTTCAATGGTTTGATGCAGCTAAATAAGTTTTTGGAGCTCAGAAATTTGACCACACTGGACCTTTCGTACAATAACTTGTCGGTCAATGTGAATATCAACCTGTCTTCCATTCCAAGCATCAGCACTCTAAAATTGGCATCCTGCAGTTTGAAGGTTATCCCTGGTTTCTTGAGATACCAGTCTAGGTTGAGCACTCTAGACCTATCCAATAACCAAATTCAAGGAGCAGTTCCCAACTGGATTTGGAAACTGGATAGTCTTGAAAGCCTTAATATGTCTCACAATTATCTGACTAGTTTGGAAGGGCCTTTACAGAATCTTAGTTCCAATTTAATATTCCTTGACCTTCATAGCAATCAACTACTGGGGCCAGCTCCTGTTTTTCCCAAATCTGCTGCCTATGTTGATTACTCAAACAATAATTTTAGCTCCCTTATCGCACTTGAAACTGGTTACCTGTCTGGCACAATTTATCTCTCTCTTGCAAACAATAGATTCCGTGGCAGCATCCCTTATTCCATCTGCAATGCCTCTAGtcttcaagttcttgatttttcCAATAATAACATTTCAGGCACAATTCCTTATTGTTTAATAACACTGAGTCAGATGCTTGGGGTGCTGAATCTGCGCCAGAACAATCTCTCAGGGCTTATCCCCGATGTGTTTCCAGCATCTTGTGCTCTGAGGACTCTTGATCTCCTTGGAAATATCTTAGAAGGGCAGATTCCAAAATCTCTTGCTAATTGCTCGAGACTTGAGGTATTGGACCTTGGGAACAATCAAATTACCGATGGATTTCCATGTTCATTGAAAAACATATCCACTCTCCGTGTGCTAGTATTGCGAAATAACAACTTCCATGGCAACATTCGATGTCCAAAAACCAATAGTACATGGCAAATGCTTCAAATTGTTGATTTGGCCTTTAACCGTTTCAATGGTATTCTACCTGCAAAATGCTTCACAACGTGGGAGGCTATGATGCATGATGAAGACAATGCTGATTCCGAAGAAAATCATCTCCGATTTGAGGTACTTAAATTTGGTCCGAAATATTATCAGGATTCGGTAACAGTTACAAGCAAAGGTCTAACGATGGAGTTAGTTAAAATTCTAACTGTCTTCACTTCCATCGACTTTTCATCTAATCATTTCCAAGGAGAAATACCGAAAGAACTGTTTGATTTCAAAGCACTCTATGTGCTTAACTTATCAAACAATGCTCTTTATGGCCAGATTCCATCATCTATAGGGAATTTGAAACAGCTTGAGTCACTAGACCTCTCAAAGAACTCATTACAAGGAGAAATTCCCTCTGGGCTTGCAAGTTTGAATTTCCTTTCAGTCCTGAATCTCTCATTCAATCAGCTGCAGGGAAGAATCCCTATGGGTAGCCaaatccaaacattttcaaatTCTTCTTTCCTTGATAATAAAGGATTATGTGGGGCTCCTTTGACTAAAAAATGCAGTGATGTCAATCCAGCAGGAGCTCCAAGAACAAAATCAGCTACTGAATTTGATTGGCAGTTTGTATCCACCGGAGTTGGTTTTGGGGTTGGAGCAGGACTAATTGTTTCGCTGTTGATGATTTGGGATCGAGGAAGAAAATGGAGCAACAACAGCATTGACAggtttcttcttcttgttcttccaatGTTTGGGTTATCATACACACCAcccattgatgatgatgatgatgatgatgatgatgatgatgatgatgatgatgatgatgatgatgacagaGAAGACAGGAATTCGTATATGACAGATGATGATGAAGACAGTGAGGCTTATGGAAGGCTCAAAGGGTGGTACTGTGTTTATTGCTCCAAACTTAGTATCACTCAGATGAAGGTAATTCATGATCCAAGCTGTACATGCTTCCATCACTCATCACCGCTTTCAACTTCTACACATTCATCAGATTCTTATTCTCCTTAG